The following are from one region of the Paenalkalicoccus suaedae genome:
- a CDS encoding Cof-type HAD-IIB family hydrolase: MHRHLLVSDLDGTLLNEYGNVTDATVEAVRALRDAGHYFTVATGRSPMMTKPILEKLEIDLPVITYNGACLYDPRSDRPIFTRTYSSESSKELLHYLREKEYHFHVLADGAFHVDEGTITRYEWYRSNKDFHIHVLSPASPLHSIAKTTVMVEEKELLPVWNELVQAFPRWSIYASSPQTIDIHAANTSKGRTLEHLTRELKVPMKQTITFGNYYNDIDMLQVADLGIAVKNAPPAVKVEADLLIDSHENNAVANFMNLYFKLPQAT; this comes from the coding sequence ATGCATCGACATTTGCTTGTATCAGACCTTGACGGCACGCTTTTAAATGAATATGGGAATGTGACTGATGCGACAGTAGAAGCGGTGCGAGCACTGCGAGACGCTGGTCACTATTTTACTGTTGCAACTGGTCGCAGTCCCATGATGACGAAGCCTATTTTAGAGAAGCTCGAGATTGACTTACCTGTCATTACGTATAATGGCGCTTGCCTCTATGACCCACGAAGCGATCGTCCCATTTTTACTCGCACTTACTCGAGTGAGTCCAGTAAGGAGCTTCTTCACTATTTGCGAGAAAAGGAGTATCATTTCCACGTGCTTGCAGATGGGGCATTTCATGTAGATGAAGGCACGATTACTCGCTATGAATGGTACCGCTCCAACAAGGACTTTCACATTCATGTCTTATCGCCCGCTTCTCCTCTTCATTCCATTGCTAAAACAACGGTAATGGTGGAGGAAAAGGAGTTGTTACCCGTTTGGAACGAGCTTGTTCAAGCTTTTCCACGGTGGTCAATTTACGCAAGCAGTCCACAGACGATCGATATCCATGCAGCCAATACGAGTAAAGGAAGAACGCTCGAGCATTTGACGAGAGAACTGAAGGTACCGATGAAGCAGACGATCACATTTGGTAACTATTATAATGATATCGACATGCTGCAAGTGGCAGACTTAGGTATTGCGGTCAAAAACGCGCCTCCTGCAGTAAAGGTCGAAGCTGATTTGCTCATTGATTCTCACGAGAATAACGCGGTTGCAAACTTCATGAACCTTTATTTTAAGCTTCCTCAGGCTACGTAG
- a CDS encoding sugar kinase produces the protein MARVVTLGEMLMRLQTPDRGKLSQASTFNAYFGGAEANVAIGLSHLGHDVRYVTALPSGNPLAHGMKQHLQRAGVHVDWIYEGGSRIGAYYIEEGYSLKASSVVYDRAHSSVLELASVDVDWAGLFADVDWFHVSGITCALSNELHTFVKVAMQEAHAHEVKVSFDCNYRSKLWSAEEAGAAYLDVLPYVDHCFAGWKDFAWLFKWEAEGETYEEQLKAYYDRLRDEYGVASCASTKREIVGNNRHELRGYFYDGTELVAGETVAFDVIDRIGGGDSFAAGVLHGMSGGDGIDANTIIEFAVAYSVLNHFVRGDQSDYTVADVTQFIQNQSGDVVR, from the coding sequence ATGGCACGAGTCGTAACCTTAGGCGAGATGCTCATGCGCCTGCAAACGCCTGATCGGGGCAAACTCTCGCAAGCCTCTACGTTTAACGCCTACTTCGGAGGAGCCGAAGCAAACGTCGCTATCGGGCTAAGCCACCTCGGCCACGACGTCCGCTACGTGACTGCACTCCCCTCCGGAAATCCGTTAGCCCACGGGATGAAACAACACCTGCAACGAGCGGGCGTCCACGTAGATTGGATTTACGAGGGCGGTTCACGTATTGGGGCGTATTATATAGAAGAAGGATACTCGTTAAAGGCAAGTTCTGTCGTCTATGATCGCGCGCACTCTTCGGTATTGGAGCTCGCGTCTGTGGATGTTGATTGGGCGGGGTTGTTTGCGGATGTCGACTGGTTTCACGTTTCCGGTATCACGTGTGCGCTCTCAAATGAGCTACATACGTTTGTGAAGGTGGCGATGCAGGAGGCGCATGCACATGAAGTAAAGGTGAGCTTCGATTGTAACTACCGAAGTAAGCTATGGTCCGCGGAAGAGGCAGGCGCCGCTTATTTAGACGTGTTGCCTTATGTAGATCACTGTTTTGCAGGGTGGAAGGACTTTGCATGGTTGTTTAAGTGGGAGGCAGAGGGTGAGACATATGAGGAGCAGTTAAAGGCCTATTATGATCGTTTACGCGATGAATATGGCGTAGCATCGTGTGCGTCCACGAAGCGTGAGATCGTTGGTAACAACCGCCATGAGCTCCGCGGCTACTTTTATGATGGTACCGAGTTAGTTGCTGGGGAAACAGTAGCGTTTGATGTCATCGACCGTATTGGTGGCGGTGATAGCTTTGCCGCAGGGGTATTGCATGGAATGAGCGGTGGAGATGGGATAGATGCTAATACTATCATTGAGTTTGCGGTCGCCTACAGCGTCCTCAACCACTTCGTCCGCGGCGACCAAAGCGACTACACGGTAGCAGACGTAACACAATTCATACAGAACCAGTCCGGCGACGTCGTAAGATAG
- the uidA gene encoding beta-glucuronidase, with amino-acid sequence MLYPIFTETRGVLNLGGIWEFKLDDGRGLKDKWFEQKLTDTIPMAVPASFNDIGVSGEIKNHVGDVWYETEITIPKVYKNERLVLRIGAATHKASVYVDGVFVAEHKGGFLPFEVELSSDSEKAKRRITIVVNNIIDDSTLPVGVYEEEEVEGIGKVVRNMPNFDFFNYAGLQRPIKLYTTPRSYIKDIELVPQVTTDGGLLSYRVSTVLESVEEDYLVVAQLIDEEGKNVATGEGLQGEMSVSDLRRWEPLNAYLYTFKATIMKGEQLIDTYEEPIGFRSVEVRDGKFLINDKPFYFKGFGKHEDSPIAGRGFNEAVNVMDLRLMKWMGANSFRTAHYPYSEELMRLADREGIVVIDETPAVGVHLNFSAASGGFTKEDSTWSRIKTFDHHKDVLNDMIARDKNHACVVMWSVANEAATEEEGAYEYFKPLVELTRERDPQSRPVMIVTFIKSTPELDKIADLIDVLGFNRYYGWYENSGELDVAKVRLAAELAAWEKRCPGKPMMMTEYGADTIAGYHEIVPTMFTEEYQSDYLKINHEVFDQVPTFIGEHVWNFADFATSQNVRRVNGNKKGVFTRERKPKNAAHELRKRWTAIDDFYYKT; translated from the coding sequence ATGCTATATCCTATTTTTACGGAGACAAGAGGCGTACTAAATTTAGGTGGAATTTGGGAGTTTAAGCTTGATGACGGTCGAGGATTAAAAGACAAATGGTTTGAACAAAAACTAACAGATACCATACCAATGGCAGTCCCAGCCTCGTTTAATGATATAGGTGTGAGCGGTGAAATTAAGAATCATGTGGGAGATGTATGGTATGAAACCGAAATAACCATTCCCAAGGTTTATAAAAATGAACGACTAGTTCTGCGTATTGGAGCAGCTACTCATAAAGCTAGTGTTTATGTAGATGGCGTTTTTGTTGCAGAGCATAAGGGCGGCTTCTTACCGTTTGAAGTGGAGCTCTCATCTGATAGCGAGAAGGCTAAACGTCGTATTACGATCGTTGTTAATAATATTATCGATGATTCGACACTTCCTGTTGGAGTTTATGAAGAAGAGGAAGTCGAGGGTATTGGGAAAGTTGTTCGTAACATGCCGAACTTTGACTTTTTTAATTATGCAGGCTTACAACGACCGATCAAGCTCTATACGACACCTCGTTCCTATATAAAAGATATCGAGCTTGTACCACAGGTTACGACTGATGGAGGTCTCCTTTCTTACCGTGTTTCAACCGTATTAGAGTCAGTGGAAGAAGACTATCTTGTAGTGGCGCAACTGATCGATGAAGAAGGAAAGAACGTTGCGACAGGAGAGGGATTACAGGGTGAGATGTCGGTAAGTGATCTACGTCGGTGGGAACCACTTAACGCTTATTTATATACATTTAAAGCCACTATCATGAAGGGCGAGCAGCTTATCGATACGTACGAGGAGCCTATTGGATTTCGATCAGTAGAAGTACGGGATGGCAAGTTTCTCATTAATGATAAACCGTTCTATTTTAAAGGCTTTGGAAAGCATGAGGATTCTCCGATTGCGGGGCGTGGCTTTAACGAAGCTGTTAATGTGATGGATCTCAGGTTAATGAAGTGGATGGGGGCAAATTCGTTTAGGACGGCACATTACCCTTACTCAGAAGAGCTCATGCGTCTTGCCGATCGTGAAGGCATTGTAGTCATTGACGAAACGCCAGCAGTTGGCGTCCACTTAAACTTTTCAGCAGCTTCTGGTGGTTTTACGAAAGAAGACAGCACATGGAGTCGTATAAAAACATTTGATCATCATAAAGATGTGCTTAATGACATGATAGCTCGCGATAAAAATCATGCGTGTGTCGTCATGTGGTCAGTTGCAAACGAAGCGGCTACGGAAGAGGAAGGTGCTTACGAATACTTTAAACCTTTAGTGGAGCTTACGAGAGAGCGTGATCCTCAGTCGCGACCAGTTATGATTGTTACATTTATTAAGTCCACGCCAGAGCTTGATAAAATAGCTGATTTGATTGATGTACTAGGATTCAATCGCTACTATGGCTGGTATGAAAATAGTGGAGAACTGGATGTTGCCAAAGTAAGGTTAGCTGCTGAATTAGCTGCCTGGGAAAAGCGTTGCCCCGGAAAGCCAATGATGATGACAGAGTATGGTGCTGATACGATTGCTGGTTATCACGAAATCGTGCCAACGATGTTTACGGAAGAATATCAATCGGACTACTTAAAAATCAATCATGAAGTCTTTGATCAAGTACCAACCTTTATTGGGGAGCATGTTTGGAACTTTGCAGACTTCGCTACAAGCCAAAACGTTCGCCGGGTAAATGGAAATAAAAAGGGCGTTTTCACAAGAGAGCGTAAGCCTAAAAATGCTGCGCATGAGCTCCGTAAACGTTGGACTGCGATTGATGATTTTTACTATAAAACGTAA
- a CDS encoding SDR family oxidoreductase, whose product MTVPFHVNVKDKVVVITGGSGVLGSVMCKALAELGAKVAILSRRKEANEEIVREIREAGFEASGFIVDVLDVQKLEQVKQEITELYGSCDILINGAGGNDPKATTSEEKMTMDSLNKGDAQTFFDLDPDAVEWLFRLNFIGTLLPTQVFAKDMVGKKGATIINISSMNAFRPLTKIPAYSGAKAAISNFTQWLSTYFADVGIRVNAIAPGFFLTAQNEKLLMNEDGSYTERAEKILSQTPQGRFGEAEELLGTLLWLVDESSSFVNGIVVPVDGGFSAYSGV is encoded by the coding sequence ATGACAGTTCCATTTCACGTAAACGTAAAGGATAAAGTCGTTGTCATAACTGGTGGCTCCGGCGTACTTGGATCCGTCATGTGTAAGGCATTAGCCGAGCTTGGCGCTAAAGTGGCGATCCTGTCACGGCGCAAGGAAGCGAACGAAGAAATTGTGCGTGAGATTCGTGAAGCGGGCTTTGAAGCGAGCGGATTTATCGTCGATGTACTCGATGTACAAAAGCTCGAGCAGGTTAAGCAGGAAATCACTGAGCTATATGGGAGCTGTGACATTTTAATCAATGGAGCAGGAGGCAATGATCCGAAGGCAACTACATCAGAAGAAAAGATGACGATGGATAGCTTAAATAAAGGCGACGCTCAAACGTTCTTCGATTTAGATCCCGATGCCGTGGAGTGGCTGTTTCGCCTAAACTTTATTGGAACGCTCCTGCCTACGCAAGTGTTTGCAAAAGACATGGTAGGGAAGAAAGGCGCAACGATTATTAATATTTCCTCGATGAACGCGTTTCGTCCACTCACAAAAATCCCAGCCTATAGCGGAGCGAAAGCTGCTATTAGTAACTTTACGCAGTGGCTCTCCACGTACTTTGCGGACGTCGGCATTCGCGTAAACGCGATTGCGCCAGGTTTTTTCTTAACGGCACAGAATGAAAAGCTGTTGATGAACGAAGACGGATCCTACACGGAGCGCGCTGAGAAAATTTTAAGCCAAACACCACAAGGGCGCTTTGGAGAGGCAGAAGAGCTGCTCGGTACGCTGCTCTGGCTTGTTGATGAATCGTCAAGCTTCGTAAACGGGATCGTTGTACCTGTGGACGGCGGATTCTCTGCCTATTCAGGCGTGTAG
- a CDS encoding bifunctional 2-keto-4-hydroxyglutarate aldolase/2-keto-3-deoxy-6-phosphogluconate aldolase, whose protein sequence is MQMLTILNEMAAHKLAVVVRGNTVDEAEQTAAACYRGGIRVLEVTFTVPGADEVMKRLVKSYDDAMVGAGTVLDAETARTAILAGAQFIVSPGFDEATAKLCNRYHIPYLPGCMTITEMLTATEYGAQIVKLFPGQQFSPEFIRNVKGPLPHMNIMPTGGINLDNMNEWIDAGAVMVGVGGEITKGAKTADFDAVEAEAAKFVQKLRGA, encoded by the coding sequence ATGCAAATGCTTACGATATTAAACGAAATGGCAGCTCATAAACTCGCTGTTGTTGTACGAGGCAACACAGTAGACGAAGCGGAGCAAACTGCCGCAGCCTGCTACCGAGGCGGCATCCGCGTGTTAGAAGTCACATTTACGGTACCGGGAGCGGATGAGGTCATGAAGCGCCTCGTGAAATCGTACGACGATGCGATGGTCGGAGCGGGAACAGTTCTTGACGCAGAGACCGCCCGCACGGCCATCCTCGCTGGCGCACAGTTTATCGTCAGCCCAGGGTTTGACGAAGCGACAGCGAAGCTCTGCAATCGCTATCACATCCCTTATTTACCGGGCTGTATGACGATTACCGAAATGCTCACCGCAACAGAATACGGTGCGCAAATCGTTAAATTATTCCCTGGCCAACAATTTTCTCCCGAATTCATTCGTAACGTCAAAGGCCCGCTCCCACACATGAACATCATGCCAACAGGCGGCATTAATCTGGATAACATGAACGAGTGGATCGATGCAGGCGCAGTCATGGTCGGGGTCGGTGGCGAGATCACGAAGGGCGCAAAGACAGCCGATTTTGACGCCGTCGAGGCCGAAGCCGCTAAATTCGTCCAGAAGCTAAGGGGGGCGTAG
- the phnE gene encoding phosphonate ABC transporter, permease protein PhnE, translating into MHTHYKRSTRYIYISLFLLFFVFSLLQVGIIDPVIFDAFGRVQHILGIMVPPTLNEPIDVFGAAVESLQIAVMGTLWGIIFSIVLAMLAAKNLAPHISISYAVKGFAAFVRAVPALIWALLFIIAVGLGPTPGILALAVNSIGMLVKVYAEAIEEIDMGIIDGLKATGASKVQIIMQGIIPSIMSIFISWSVFRFDINIRYSAVLGVVGAGGIGWELVRASRVMAYDQVLGVTLVIFAMVLSAELLTRYLQKRADTANLRAAQ; encoded by the coding sequence ATGCACACGCACTATAAGCGATCTACTCGCTACATTTATATCAGCTTGTTTCTCCTCTTTTTCGTTTTCAGTTTATTGCAGGTAGGCATCATTGATCCTGTTATTTTTGATGCATTTGGTCGCGTTCAGCATATTTTAGGAATTATGGTCCCACCAACGTTAAACGAGCCTATTGATGTGTTTGGTGCAGCAGTGGAATCGTTACAAATTGCTGTTATGGGCACGCTTTGGGGCATCATTTTTTCCATCGTGCTTGCTATGCTCGCAGCTAAAAATCTTGCTCCACATATCTCTATCAGCTATGCGGTTAAAGGATTCGCCGCTTTCGTACGCGCCGTGCCAGCACTGATTTGGGCATTGCTATTTATTATCGCAGTAGGTCTCGGTCCAACTCCCGGTATTTTAGCTCTTGCAGTCAATAGCATCGGCATGCTCGTGAAGGTTTACGCGGAGGCAATCGAAGAAATTGATATGGGCATTATCGATGGACTAAAGGCAACAGGTGCTTCTAAAGTACAAATTATTATGCAAGGTATTATTCCAAGTATTATGAGCATATTTATCTCTTGGTCTGTTTTCCGCTTTGATATTAATATTCGATACTCGGCTGTGTTAGGTGTAGTTGGAGCCGGTGGGATCGGTTGGGAGCTTGTTCGCGCCTCACGCGTTATGGCCTACGATCAAGTTCTCGGAGTGACGCTTGTGATTTTTGCTATGGTGTTGTCGGCAGAGCTACTTACTCGCTATTTACAGAAACGAGCAGACACAGCGAACCTTCGCGCTGCTCAGTAA
- a CDS encoding thioredoxin family protein — MKKILLFGGIIVAIFIALTVVTSQQNQQAAEGNPFGLDTLEQETIAQLDDPLYQNIILPTELEQRLEENGEATVYFYSGQCAICNEVSPYLIPKAEEMGVDLELFNALEFGDEWGTYGIEGTPTVIHFEDGQEVQRIVGGHTEETYEQFFQQVVLAE; from the coding sequence ATGAAGAAAATACTTCTATTCGGTGGTATTATTGTCGCGATATTTATCGCGCTCACAGTTGTAACATCACAGCAAAATCAACAGGCAGCGGAGGGGAACCCGTTCGGCTTAGACACGCTCGAGCAGGAGACAATCGCACAGCTCGATGATCCACTCTACCAAAATATCATTCTACCGACTGAGCTTGAGCAGCGTCTAGAGGAAAATGGGGAGGCAACTGTTTACTTTTACAGTGGTCAGTGTGCAATCTGTAACGAAGTGTCGCCTTATCTCATTCCAAAGGCAGAAGAGATGGGCGTCGACCTAGAACTCTTTAACGCGCTAGAATTCGGCGATGAGTGGGGCACGTACGGAATTGAAGGGACACCGACTGTTATTCACTTTGAGGACGGACAGGAAGTCCAACGCATCGTAGGTGGACATACAGAAGAGACGTACGAGCAGTTCTTCCAGCAGGTCGTATTAGCAGAATAA
- a CDS encoding mannonate dehydratase: protein MEMSFRWYGEDDPVTLEQIRQIPDMEGIVSAIYDIPAGEVWPVARITKLKGEIEAHGMRLNVIESVPVHEEIKMGLDSRDQWIDNYNETIRNLAKAGVKTVCYNFMPVFDWTRSELDASLPDGSNSLKYDEATVTNLDPLSGELTLPGWDLSYQTDALQSIMNQYRSITEDQLMDNLIYFLERVIPVAAEEGVFMAIHPDDPPWGIFGLPRMMKNVDSVRRMLSAVDDVHNGITFCTGSYGANPDNDLIEIIEVAKGRIHFVHARNVKWTGEKSFQETAHSINAGSLDMIGVIQKLVADGYTGPIRPDHGRMIWGETGRPGYGLYDRALGATYLNGIIHTARGLGVSS from the coding sequence ATGGAGATGAGCTTTCGCTGGTACGGAGAGGACGATCCAGTCACGCTTGAGCAGATCAGACAAATTCCAGACATGGAGGGGATTGTATCCGCGATTTACGATATACCCGCAGGAGAGGTGTGGCCGGTTGCGCGCATCACAAAGCTCAAGGGGGAAATCGAGGCGCACGGCATGCGTTTAAATGTAATCGAGAGTGTGCCTGTCCATGAGGAAATTAAGATGGGGTTAGATTCACGAGATCAGTGGATTGACAATTATAATGAGACGATTCGAAACTTGGCGAAAGCAGGTGTGAAAACGGTTTGCTATAACTTTATGCCTGTGTTTGACTGGACGCGGTCAGAGCTTGACGCATCGCTACCGGACGGATCGAACTCGCTTAAATACGACGAAGCAACGGTCACAAACTTGGATCCACTAAGTGGGGAATTGACGCTACCAGGCTGGGATTTATCCTATCAAACGGATGCGCTTCAATCGATTATGAATCAATATCGCTCCATCACAGAGGATCAGCTCATGGACAACCTCATCTACTTCTTAGAGCGTGTTATTCCAGTTGCTGCGGAGGAAGGTGTATTCATGGCCATTCACCCTGATGATCCACCATGGGGCATTTTTGGACTTCCTCGCATGATGAAAAATGTTGATAGTGTGCGTCGCATGCTGTCAGCGGTCGATGACGTGCATAACGGGATTACATTCTGTACAGGATCGTACGGAGCGAATCCGGACAATGATTTAATCGAAATTATCGAAGTGGCTAAAGGGCGCATTCACTTTGTCCACGCGCGCAACGTCAAGTGGACAGGCGAGAAGTCCTTTCAAGAGACAGCGCACTCTATTAACGCAGGCTCCCTCGACATGATCGGCGTGATTCAAAAGCTCGTTGCTGATGGCTATACGGGACCAATTCGTCCTGACCACGGTCGCATGATTTGGGGAGAAACAGGACGCCCAGGCTACGGTCTATACGATCGTGCACTTGGCGCAACCTATTTGAACGGTATCATCCACACAGCAAGAGGGTTAGGGGTGAGTTCATGA
- the uxaC gene encoding glucuronate isomerase, with product MTHVITDDFLLSNEVARRLYHEVAKDLPIIDYHNHLSAKEIYEDKSYASITELWLGGDHYKWRAMRANGEAERFITGDAPDEEKFQAWARTVPNTLGNPLYHWTHLELTRFFDYKGLLSERTAEDVFNHTNTCVQSGELSARRMLEMQRVEFVGTTDDPTDDLSYHRKLQEEGYAVTVAPSFRPDVGLAIEADTFIDWIERLAKASGVTINTYHDLLAALENRVAFFSESGCKASDHGINEMVYEQATEEEVATIFDARLKGASLTESDVRKFKTVTLQQLAMLYEREGWVMQLHIGPLRNNFTAKLHTIGRDAGFDAIGDAPLAKPLNAFLDSLASSGTLPKTILYTLNPRDNVILAATAGNFQEEGVPGKVQVGTAWWFNDHHDGMLDQMKTLANVGLLRHFVGMLTDSRSMLSFTRHEYFRRILCDLLGTWVVEGKIPNDQELLTEYVEGICYHNAKHYFQLTKETILR from the coding sequence GTGACACACGTGATTACAGACGATTTTTTACTGTCGAATGAGGTGGCGCGTCGCTTGTACCATGAGGTGGCGAAGGATTTACCGATTATCGATTATCATAATCATTTGAGTGCGAAGGAGATTTATGAGGATAAGAGCTACGCGTCGATCACGGAGCTTTGGCTCGGTGGTGATCACTATAAGTGGCGTGCGATGCGTGCGAATGGCGAAGCGGAGCGATTCATTACTGGTGATGCCCCTGATGAGGAGAAGTTCCAGGCATGGGCGCGCACGGTACCGAATACGCTCGGCAATCCTCTGTACCACTGGACGCATCTTGAATTAACTCGTTTCTTTGATTACAAAGGGCTACTATCTGAACGCACGGCGGAGGATGTGTTCAATCACACGAACACTTGCGTTCAAAGTGGCGAGCTGTCGGCTCGGCGCATGCTCGAGATGCAGCGCGTGGAGTTTGTTGGGACGACCGATGATCCGACCGACGATCTTTCCTACCATCGTAAGCTACAGGAGGAGGGCTACGCGGTTACTGTCGCTCCTTCCTTCCGCCCGGACGTGGGACTCGCGATTGAGGCCGACACGTTCATCGATTGGATAGAGCGACTTGCCAAGGCTTCTGGCGTAACAATCAACACCTATCACGATCTTCTTGCTGCGTTAGAAAATCGGGTGGCGTTCTTCTCAGAGAGTGGGTGCAAGGCATCGGATCACGGCATAAACGAGATGGTTTACGAGCAGGCAACAGAAGAAGAGGTAGCAACGATTTTTGACGCGCGACTTAAAGGCGCGAGCCTGACTGAAAGCGACGTTCGTAAATTTAAAACCGTCACGCTCCAGCAACTAGCGATGCTTTACGAACGAGAAGGTTGGGTCATGCAACTACACATTGGACCGCTTCGCAATAATTTCACAGCAAAGCTTCATACGATAGGTCGTGATGCAGGCTTTGATGCGATTGGAGATGCACCGCTTGCAAAGCCATTAAACGCCTTCTTAGATTCATTAGCTAGCAGTGGTACACTGCCTAAAACAATTCTGTACACGCTTAATCCTCGTGACAATGTGATCTTAGCAGCAACAGCCGGCAACTTCCAGGAGGAAGGCGTTCCTGGCAAAGTACAGGTCGGAACGGCTTGGTGGTTTAACGACCATCACGATGGAATGCTTGACCAAATGAAGACGTTAGCGAACGTTGGGCTTCTGCGTCACTTTGTGGGTATGCTCACTGATTCACGCAGTATGCTGTCGTTTACGCGACATGAATACTTCCGTCGCATCCTTTGTGACTTGCTCGGAACGTGGGTTGTGGAAGGCAAAATTCCAAACGATCAAGAGCTTTTAACCGAGTATGTCGAAGGAATTTGTTATCACAACGCTAAACACTATTTTCAGCTGACAAAAGAGACGATTTTACGATAA
- a CDS encoding disulfide oxidoreductase: MGDNQKRIELLLTASWGVAFIATLGSLFFSEIRGFIPCELCWAQRIFMYPMAITLAIATVKKDATQAYYALPLAVIGAGISTYHYLLQKVPALQETSNICGIVPCNAQYINYAGFITIPFLALTAFILIIILLVYVIKLSKEPN, from the coding sequence ATGGGGGACAACCAAAAGCGTATTGAATTGCTTCTTACGGCAAGCTGGGGCGTTGCGTTTATTGCAACATTAGGCTCTCTATTTTTTTCTGAAATAAGAGGATTTATTCCTTGTGAGTTGTGCTGGGCACAGCGGATTTTTATGTATCCGATGGCGATCACACTCGCGATTGCGACGGTGAAAAAGGACGCGACGCAGGCCTACTATGCACTACCGCTTGCGGTTATCGGAGCAGGGATATCCACGTATCACTATTTGCTACAAAAAGTACCGGCACTCCAAGAGACGAGCAACATCTGCGGGATCGTGCCATGTAATGCGCAGTACATAAACTATGCTGGATTTATTACAATTCCATTCTTAGCGTTAACGGCATTTATACTAATTATCATTCTGCTAGTTTATGTGATTAAGCTATCAAAGGAGCCAAACTAA